The genomic window GACGGACATTTACTCTAACAGCCATACAGAGAAGAGGGGCTCTCTGTGGCAGCGTGGACAGTAATGCAGGTTTCAGTATGTAATTTGGTTTTAGGGTGACCAGTGGCAGGCCACTGCTGGCGGGGGATGCTCTTCCACCCCTCAGGCAGCTCTCATTAGCAGAACTCCCACTTTCCAATATCATCTGCTACAACGAATTGCAGATGTTCTTATGCACATTCTTGAACGTACGACTTTGCACAGACGTGGAAGCGTCATCTAGGGCTCTGAGAGTACTTGATGGAATCTGCTAACACGTCAGTGCAGGTTTACACCATGTGAAAGGTGAGAGAGGAAGGCAGGTCTCCTAGAAAGGCTCCCATGGGATCTTGTCCCCTTATTCCTGCCAATCCTCCAGGGCTGACCCCTTCATGGAACCTGGGTTTCCCTTTTAACAGGGGCTAGGGGCAGTTCAGATGGCCTTTAAGGTAGTATTTGTTGTTTGTTAATATTTCCATGCAAGCCGTTTGCAGAGCAGAAGGAAAACATAACTAGACTGTACACACCCGAGCACTACCAGGGATGAGTGCATAGTACTCCATACTGGTATGTTAGAGAGGGGTCAAGATATTTGGGGAGGCTAGCTGGGGTTTTTAGATGGGCGGGGAACACATTATTTTCCCTATTCCCCAAAATAATCGATCTAGGCTCCCACTAGCTGAAAAACCATCCGACatgttttaaagaacagacaagATTCAGATAGTGATGGATAAACAGCATTTGACGTTTCACCAGGCAATTattttggtaaatgtttaacTTGGAGGAAACAAGAAAGAGACTCCGGGCTTTCATTTGTGTTACTGAAGGCCTAATTCAAAACTCACATGATTCAAGTCTGGGTTTATCACAGGGAAAAATCCAAAGTGAGTGTAAGGAGGGGGCCAGGAGCAGGTTCTCAGAAATcacaactcttcagacaatggAAGGTATTGTTactttaattctttttattttctcagcattTATGTTCTCAGGAGTTAGTAGGGGGTATTCATAGCATTTGATTACTGCTAACTTCTGTTCCCAACTGACTGACTCAGGGGACCATCTTTCAGCCTAGCCTAGCTTCCCTGAAGATTGTTAGAGGATCTAAAAATGATCGTACAGTTTAAAAGTAGGAAACGTTACAGCACGAAGTTCTGATGCCAGACAACCACCACCCTTATCATGTTCTGGCCCTTGTGCTTGCTGGGGACAACAGCTCTGCCACAAGGTGATGGCATACTGACACTGCATGACACCTGTGAGCTTTAAaacggtgggtttttttttttttaatcttggagGGGAGGCATAAAGTTAGGAAGAGACTTGATTACTATTTTTATATCACAGTACTTCACATTTGGATGATTCATTATTTTAACATACCAGTAAAACATCTAAAATAGTAATGAAAGGATTTTTCTTCATCACTCAGAGCTGGGTAATTACTTAGTAGAGTATATGTAAATTTGATGAAGGTAAATTTGATGAATTAAGTAGATTCAGTAGATTCTAAGTAGATTTCTCTCACTTAGAAATACGGAGGTAACCctaagaaactgaaaacaaagtTAAAAGTGGCTGTCTCTccgccataaaaagaaatgaagtgttgatacatgttacaacgtagatgacccttgaaaacattatgctaagtgaaggaagccagacacaaagaacCACATATTATGGGATTCCTCTCATATGAAGTGTCACAAGAGGCAAATCCAGAGAGACAAAgggtagattagtggttaccaggggctgggggagagagaatgggagatgactgcttaatgggcatgaggtttcttttctttcagggatgatgaaaatgttctggaaaatGGTCATGTTGATGGTTGCATGACTCTGTGAATACACAAAAAACCACTGAATCGTGtattttaaatggatgaattttttttaaatatgtgaattatatctcaacaaagctattataagaaaaaaaaattttttaaagtggttCTCTCTGGCGAGGAAGCCTGGGGAGGAGGAGAGCTACTCTCCCCGCCCCCATTATGACTTCCTCATACCTCTCAGGTCTTCCTCCCTTCCCATGCCCCCAAGGCCCTGGGCAGCCTGAAGCCTGAAACATAGACCTGCTTCCCACAGCCCTCTTCTCCCCACAACCCCCTGCCAGAGGGAGCTTTCCAACTACTTTCTGGACCCTGGGCACCAGTCACCACCAGGATGGAGCCGAGCTCCGGAGCAGGCCGGGCTCTTCCTGGCCTTTGTAACCTAACTCTGAGTTCAGTCTTTGTTGGGCACTGGTCATGCGGTGCACACCCTGCCCCTCTAAATACACTCCATGGTGCTACAGAAGACCAGGACCTCAGTCACCATGCCATGCCCACCTGCTGGCACTCCCCTTCAGCTCCTGGCTCAATGCTTTGTCTCCCGCCACCCTTCCCATCCACAGTGACATGGCCCCACCTGCTCTTTGCCTCTGCTGAACTCCACAGATTCTACCTACCTCCCTAGGCACCACAGGTCCAGGACTCAGGCCTCCCTTATGGGTCTCCGGCTATGTCACACAAGGCCACAGAGTTGAGTGAGCAAGCCAGGAAAGGGGCCTGGGAGCTGTTCAGCACAAGGGCTCCAACCTGTCCCTGCCCCTCCCAGCACGGAGCTCACAGCACAGGCTCAGCCCAGATCAGGAACTGAACACAGGAGTGAAGACGGGAGGAGGCTGCCCCTCATTCCCAGAAACAACCCCAAGGCACAGCATGGGTGCAGGACCGTGACGGGCCTGGCTGATAGAGATATTTCAGGTCCTGGGAAATAATTACAGGAATTCCATGCTACAGATAGATTCTGATAAACTTTTGGCTGACTTCCTCGCTGCCCCAAGTTTAGTTCTTATAAACAGAGGAATCACATTGACTGGGATGGCTGGGGAACCTGAACACTCACCCTTTGGGAACGGGAAGGAAGGCCCTTCACAAAAAATCAAAAGCCCTGTCTCACCTGGACCTGGTATGTTGGGAGCCAGCCAGTCCTCCTCTCCTCCTCGGGGGTCCCCTCCACAGGCCAGGCAGGGTCCCTCGGATACAGAGCTGAGGGAAAAGAGAGAAGTCATAGGGGCAGCTATTCCTGCTGGAAAGGCACCCATGAGCCCTTCTTCCTGGGGCGGAGGAGGGGGCACCCATAGAAGGACAGCTGTCTTTCTCCCTTGGGCAAGGGAAAAGCCCACTTTCCTGTACTGTGGTTGAAGGGAAGGGGGCTCAGAGAAGATAAGGAGTTTATCTAAGCACCTGAGCCATTCACCATCCCGCTACAGTGTGAGAAGTAGGCCTGGGACTGTTTGCAGTCTTTCCATTCATTCTTGTGCATCCTGTCCTGGAAATGTCCCCTGCACTTTATCCTCCAGCAAAGCTTCTCAATCGCCCCTGTTCCAATTCTGCTCTGAGACAGATCTCAACCAGACTCCTTTGCCCTGAAGTCCTCACCCGGCTCCCTGACTCTGGCCTCTGGCTGCAGCAGGTCACTGCTGGTAGAGGCCACACCACGGCAGGCAATGGGGATGCAGGATGTGGACTCGGCCCAGGAGGCCCACGGGCTGATGGCTGCCATTCCCCAGGACTGGTCCATAAGGGCACCTGCACAAGACGATCAGGTTAGGACAAGGTAAGACACCATAACAGCAAACCTAGTAACTAAAGGCAAGGAAATAG from Loxodonta africana isolate mLoxAfr1 chromosome 11, mLoxAfr1.hap2, whole genome shotgun sequence includes these protein-coding regions:
- the ZNF606 gene encoding zinc finger protein 606 isoform X2, whose translation is MAAINPWASWGALMDQSWGMAAISPWASWAESTSCIPIACRGVASTSSDLLQPEARVREPALYPRDPAWPVEGTPEEERRTGWLPTYQVQPETHKGGLSPGPVVPRESHATINMTIFQNIFIIPERKETSCPLSSHLPFSLPQPLVTTNLPFVSLDLPLVTLHMRGIP
- the ZNF606 gene encoding zinc finger protein 606 isoform X3; this encodes MAAINPWASWGALMDQSWGMAAISPWASWAESTSCIPIACRGVASTSSDLLQPEARVREPALYPRDPAWPVEGTPEEERRTGWLPTYQVQSHATINMTIFQNIFIIPERKETSCPLSSHLPFSLPQPLVTTNLPFVSLDLPLVTLHMRGIP
- the ZNF606 gene encoding zinc finger protein 606 isoform X4 translates to MAAINPWASWGALMDQSWGMAAISPWASWAESTSCIPIACRGVASTSSDLLQPEARVREPALYPRDPAWPVEGTPEEERRTGWLPTYQVQKFLDGENTWLVNKRLEV